In Polynucleobacter sp. AP-Ainpum-60-G11, one DNA window encodes the following:
- a CDS encoding tetratricopeptide repeat protein — MSRRPTIPSRKLHSLNRAMPHQEKSADLINESLALIHSCHYDEARIRLESILKTQPNYFDALHILGVLFLMTHQFTKAFDVLSKALKINPNFADAHSNLGNALKELGRLDEALLSYDKAISINPNFVGAYSNRGVTLQILTRLDEALLSYEKAISINPNFADAHSNLGNALKELGRLDEALLSYDKAISINPNFADAHSNLGNALKELGRLDEALLSYDKAISINPNNAKAHSNLGNALKELGRLDEALLSYDKAISINPNFADAHSNRGDALRAQGRLEEALLNTNKAISINPNSAGAHCNRGVTLLALGRLNEALTDFDKAISIKANFTDAYSNRGVTLQALGRLNEALADYNKAINISPNYADANWNLSLAHLLMGNFKAGWQGYEWGWKNKARGTARTFSQPLWLGKEPLIGKKILVYAEQGLGDIIQFCRYLELLNKLGAYVILEAPKKIAPLIQGAQGFDEFILSGDPLPSFDYQCPLMSLPLAFHTEVDTIPQPIKYLDIPLDAINHVKQEIELKQAKEKLKIGISWRSLAKSSGASRSIELVDLIRGITLDNIQFINLQYGDTSNEIIDIRDSLGINIIESSINIYDDMLGLGALIEACDLVISIDNTTVHLAGALGKPTLVLLPFIADWRWLSGRTDSPWYPSLKLYRQNKMGDWGAVLKEIQKDLRFVLGEST; from the coding sequence ATGTCTCGCCGCCCAACTATTCCCTCCAGAAAATTGCATTCTCTCAATAGAGCAATGCCGCATCAAGAAAAATCTGCAGATTTAATAAACGAAAGCTTAGCGTTAATCCATTCCTGTCATTATGACGAGGCGCGTATTAGGTTAGAGTCAATTTTAAAAACACAACCAAACTATTTTGATGCGCTACATATCTTGGGGGTGCTATTTTTAATGACTCATCAATTTACAAAAGCTTTTGATGTTTTATCCAAGGCATTAAAAATTAATCCCAATTTTGCAGATGCACACTCTAATTTGGGTAATGCATTAAAAGAACTGGGGCGCCTAGATGAAGCTTTACTAAGTTATGACAAGGCCATTAGCATCAATCCTAATTTTGTGGGTGCCTATTCTAATCGTGGAGTCACCTTACAAATTCTTACTCGCTTAGATGAGGCTTTGCTCAGCTATGAAAAGGCCATTAGCATCAATCCCAATTTTGCAGATGCACACTCTAATTTGGGTAATGCATTAAAAGAACTGGGGCGCCTAGATGAAGCTTTACTAAGTTATGACAAGGCCATTAGCATCAATCCTAATTTTGCAGATGCACACTCTAATTTGGGTAATGCATTAAAAGAACTGGGGCGCCTAGATGAAGCTTTACTAAGTTATGACAAGGCCATTAGCATCAATCCTAACAATGCAAAAGCCCACTCTAATTTGGGTAATGCATTAAAAGAACTGGGGCGCCTAGATGAAGCTTTACTAAGTTATGACAAGGCCATTAGCATCAATCCTAATTTTGCAGATGCCCATTCCAACCGGGGGGATGCACTAAGAGCGCAAGGACGCCTAGAGGAGGCTTTGCTCAATACAAATAAAGCAATCAGCATCAATCCTAATTCAGCGGGGGCTCACTGCAATCGTGGCGTAACATTACTAGCACTAGGTCGCTTAAATGAGGCTTTGACTGACTTTGACAAAGCTATCTCCATCAAGGCCAATTTTACCGATGCTTACTCGAATCGAGGTGTTACCTTACAAGCATTAGGTCGATTAAATGAAGCTTTGGCTGACTACAATAAAGCCATTAACATCTCTCCCAACTATGCTGACGCAAATTGGAATTTATCTTTAGCGCACTTATTAATGGGAAATTTCAAAGCTGGTTGGCAAGGCTATGAATGGGGCTGGAAAAATAAAGCGCGAGGCACCGCACGAACTTTTTCACAGCCACTATGGCTCGGCAAAGAACCGCTCATAGGAAAGAAAATTCTCGTGTATGCCGAACAAGGACTTGGAGACATCATTCAGTTTTGTCGATATCTTGAGTTGCTGAATAAACTTGGGGCCTACGTTATTCTGGAGGCGCCCAAAAAGATAGCCCCTTTGATCCAAGGAGCGCAAGGTTTTGATGAGTTTATTTTAAGTGGAGACCCATTACCATCATTTGACTATCAATGTCCACTGATGTCACTGCCCCTTGCATTTCATACAGAGGTCGATACCATTCCTCAGCCCATTAAATATCTTGATATTCCATTGGATGCAATTAACCATGTAAAACAGGAAATTGAATTAAAACAAGCTAAAGAAAAACTGAAAATTGGGATTAGCTGGCGCAGCCTTGCGAAGAGCTCCGGCGCAAGTCGATCGATTGAATTAGTAGACTTGATCCGAGGGATCACGCTAGATAATATTCAGTTTATCAATCTCCAATATGGAGATACATCAAATGAAATAATTGATATTAGAGATTCTTTGGGAATTAACATTATCGAATCCTCTATCAATATCTATGATGATATGTTGGGTTTGGGAGCATTGATTGAAGCCTGCGATCTTGTTATCTCGATAGATAATACAACCGTTCATCTAGCGGGCGCACTTGGAAAACCGACTTTAGTATTGTTGCCCTTTATTGCAGACTGGCGTTGGCTTTCAGGTAGGACTGATAGCCCCTGGTATCCATCTTTAAAGCTATACAGACAAAACAAAATGGGCGACTGGGGTGCAGTATTGAAAGAAATTCAAAAAGATTTGAGATTTGTATTGGGTGAATCGACTTAG
- a CDS encoding putative nucleotide-diphospho-sugar transferase, whose product MKPEKKDKELEVVLFYINDKQKKLENILRIFKVVNENVSPKEMLEMCVWSIKKVMPSAKITLFTDESTNIHDSIENISVVRFSDIQHDRLMFDLQRVRKEYIASHIASGISKNYIFTDIDVLFNKSMEHVFLQDFDIASPATFHQQRYSPRGVPYNSLMSIINGGLWFIKADQRVISFYENWLETMLDLERTDELLEYGDLAGMVKKDFLKWWGEPHSLMVMFANDFAAGERILINYKGTSFRILDEDLYNYAPDIVKTESGGEVINITDGDLATKYLFHLRGGRKLFMRSLAALLGYSKVC is encoded by the coding sequence ATGAAGCCAGAGAAAAAAGATAAAGAGTTAGAGGTTGTCTTATTTTATATAAATGATAAGCAAAAAAAACTGGAGAATATCCTTCGCATCTTTAAGGTCGTTAACGAAAATGTTTCGCCCAAGGAAATGCTTGAAATGTGCGTATGGTCAATAAAAAAAGTAATGCCATCAGCAAAAATTACGCTTTTTACTGACGAGAGCACGAACATTCATGACTCAATAGAAAATATTTCTGTAGTTAGATTTTCGGATATCCAGCATGACAGGCTAATGTTTGATTTGCAAAGAGTAAGAAAAGAATATATTGCCAGTCATATTGCGAGCGGGATCAGTAAAAATTATATTTTTACTGATATCGATGTCCTTTTTAATAAAAGCATGGAGCATGTCTTTCTTCAGGATTTCGACATTGCTAGCCCGGCTACATTCCACCAGCAAAGATACAGTCCAAGAGGTGTGCCTTATAACAGTCTAATGTCAATAATAAATGGGGGGCTATGGTTTATAAAAGCTGATCAAAGGGTAATTAGTTTTTATGAAAACTGGCTTGAGACAATGCTTGATTTAGAAAGGACGGACGAGTTACTAGAGTATGGAGATTTGGCAGGCATGGTGAAGAAAGATTTTCTCAAATGGTGGGGGGAGCCGCATTCTTTGATGGTTATGTTTGCTAATGATTTTGCGGCAGGGGAGCGAATACTAATAAACTACAAAGGTACTTCATTCAGAATTTTGGATGAAGATTTATATAACTATGCCCCTGATATCGTAAAGACGGAGTCGGGTGGTGAAGTTATCAATATAACGGATGGCGACTTGGCGACTAAATATTTATTTCACCTTCGCGGAGGTAGAAAATTATTCATGAGGAGTCTTGCGGCACTTCTTGGGTACTCTAAAGTATGTTGA
- a CDS encoding bifunctional 2-polyprenyl-6-hydroxyphenol methylase/3-demethylubiquinol 3-O-methyltransferase UbiG: MSIDDLSPSVESLASFWENAGLDYIIPNTGSEFPEGFDLLGVLRQLIPSEMSVVEIGCGYGRLCSTFAPDKYQGFDINPKAIAHGKSRFPNYNLNLIKPWESLPKSDLTLAYCTAFHIPDNELGRFLKLLSSSSDAVLIAELMDRRWRREGNPPIFNREPEEYVTGMLAENFFLTNILKLPYQRYDCEPWNINRDIRLTFHLYKRFK, from the coding sequence ATGTCTATTGACGATCTAAGCCCTAGTGTTGAGTCCCTTGCATCCTTTTGGGAAAACGCGGGACTTGATTACATAATTCCAAATACTGGCTCAGAATTTCCGGAGGGGTTTGATTTGCTAGGCGTACTTCGCCAGCTTATCCCCTCTGAAATGAGTGTTGTGGAGATTGGCTGTGGGTATGGAAGGCTTTGCTCAACCTTTGCCCCAGACAAATATCAAGGCTTCGACATTAACCCAAAGGCGATTGCACACGGAAAAAGCCGATTCCCCAACTACAACCTCAATTTAATAAAACCATGGGAATCATTGCCCAAGTCGGACTTAACATTGGCATATTGCACCGCTTTCCACATTCCCGATAATGAGCTTGGACGTTTTTTAAAACTACTCTCTAGTTCATCAGATGCAGTGCTTATTGCTGAACTGATGGACAGGCGCTGGCGGCGTGAAGGCAATCCGCCTATTTTTAACCGCGAACCTGAGGAGTATGTTACGGGCATGCTGGCGGAAAATTTCTTTTTGACGAACATCTTAAAATTACCCTACCAGCGATATGATTGCGAGCCTTGGAATATTAATCGCGATATCCGCCTAACGTTTCATCTTTATAAACGTTTTAAGTAG
- a CDS encoding flagellin, with the protein MSTVINTNLASLFAQNSLSNAQNNLATSVQRLSSGLRINSAKDDAAGLTISQNMQSQINGTNQSIRNLSDATNLLQVADSSLSTVQDMILRLKQLATQGYDGSLSTSQKLNIVQEMKDLNNEINATAQRTQFNGINLLTSGASVDLVNSDIKSGNTVSNTAIAPMYTVSTNLAYYDALNGSAATKTLGDAAYTGTTASTFTLTLDSSKLQSTPGSYTLTSNGANLTLAGTIDGKTTSQTIALSDTSGNVVNGVTQTQAQEINFSNFGVSIHVNQTVDAGKTETGAQLASSIITKAGGTATVVGSTVAGSLIVGGKSGTVTNVNLSGTAPGTYTLSYTKDAGALYSLDTTGMTDKLTTAAVSASHAYTGVTVTDGAGHSATVTVTTGTTASDIASITITSGGTGFAGDATLTIAAAWDGTSASAITGIKVDTLTNLTTHNALTLSGTINGVTTTESVNLSDNAANAVESINFSSFGVSMDVKSFQHQNADQIGYQLAHMNSNSNGTAGQIVVTQGADSALKFQSGANSDAFIQINTLNIQTGTTGYTAGSSSEMIALGSRISQSGAGNLGALGLNDSIDTWQTAFKNAAAAVDTALDYISTQRATFGSQMNRLSYISTNLTAQSTNLQNSRSAIIDTDFASETAKLTKGQIMQQAATAMLAQANQMPNVILSLLK; encoded by the coding sequence ATGTCTACCGTTATTAACACCAACCTGGCCTCTTTGTTTGCTCAAAACAGCCTTTCTAACGCCCAAAACAATTTGGCAACCTCTGTCCAACGCTTGTCATCTGGCTTGCGTATTAATAGTGCAAAAGATGATGCCGCAGGTTTGACAATTTCACAAAATATGCAAAGCCAAATTAATGGCACAAATCAATCAATTCGCAATTTGAGCGATGCGACTAACTTATTGCAAGTAGCTGATTCATCTTTGTCAACAGTACAAGATATGATTCTTCGCTTAAAGCAATTAGCGACACAAGGTTATGATGGTTCCTTGTCCACTAGCCAAAAGTTAAACATTGTTCAAGAAATGAAAGATCTCAATAATGAGATCAATGCAACTGCACAACGCACCCAATTTAATGGTATTAATTTGTTAACTAGTGGCGCAAGTGTTGACTTGGTAAATTCTGATATTAAATCTGGCAACACAGTATCAAATACTGCAATTGCACCGATGTATACAGTTTCAACCAACTTGGCTTACTATGACGCTCTAAACGGATCTGCAGCCACAAAAACTTTGGGCGACGCTGCCTATACTGGTACTACTGCTTCTACATTCACCCTGACACTTGATTCAAGCAAGCTTCAGAGCACTCCTGGGTCATATACATTAACTAGTAATGGCGCTAATTTGACTTTGGCGGGTACTATTGATGGTAAAACTACATCCCAGACTATCGCTCTTAGCGACACTTCAGGTAACGTAGTAAATGGTGTAACTCAAACCCAAGCACAAGAGATTAACTTTAGTAACTTTGGTGTTTCCATTCATGTAAATCAAACTGTTGATGCTGGTAAGACTGAAACTGGGGCGCAGTTAGCCTCCTCCATTATTACTAAGGCGGGCGGTACAGCAACTGTAGTAGGCTCAACTGTGGCCGGTAGTTTGATCGTTGGCGGTAAGTCAGGAACTGTTACTAATGTGAACTTATCTGGTACTGCTCCAGGTACATATACATTGAGCTACACAAAAGATGCGGGTGCCCTATATAGCTTAGACACAACTGGAATGACAGACAAGCTAACCACTGCAGCAGTATCGGCAAGTCATGCCTATACTGGTGTAACGGTTACTGATGGTGCTGGACATTCAGCTACAGTAACAGTAACTACTGGTACAACAGCATCTGATATTGCATCGATCACTATTACTTCTGGTGGTACTGGATTTGCTGGTGATGCAACACTTACTATTGCAGCTGCATGGGATGGTACTAGCGCAAGCGCGATTACTGGAATTAAGGTTGATACATTAACAAACCTAACTACGCATAATGCATTGACCTTGTCTGGAACAATTAATGGCGTAACAACTACAGAGTCAGTTAACTTATCGGATAATGCTGCTAACGCAGTTGAATCTATTAACTTTAGCTCCTTTGGCGTATCAATGGATGTGAAGAGCTTCCAGCATCAGAATGCCGATCAAATTGGCTATCAGTTAGCGCATATGAATAGCAACTCGAACGGCACCGCCGGTCAGATAGTTGTAACTCAAGGTGCTGATAGCGCATTGAAATTCCAAAGTGGTGCAAATTCTGACGCGTTTATTCAGATCAATACATTGAACATCCAAACTGGAACAACTGGTTATACTGCTGGTTCATCAAGCGAAATGATCGCCCTTGGAAGCCGAATCAGTCAGTCTGGTGCTGGTAATTTAGGTGCGTTGGGTTTAAATGATTCGATTGATACATGGCAAACAGCGTTTAAAAATGCCGCTGCCGCTGTTGACACTGCACTTGATTATATTTCTACGCAGCGCGCAACATTTGGTTCACAAATGAATCGATTGAGCTACATCTCGACTAACTTAACAGCTCAAAGCACGAATTTGCAGAATTCACGTTCCGCAATCATTGACACAGACTTCGCTTCTGAAACTGCTAAATTGACTAAGGGTCAAATCATGCAGCAGGCTGCAACAGCGATGTTGGCGCAAGCAAATCAAATGCCAAACGTCATCTTGTCATTGCTGAAGTAA
- the fliS gene encoding flagellar export chaperone FliS, with protein sequence MGVRAAKAYASNQVQTGVAASDSGSLIIMVYERIFDHLKIGKYAMERGEYAVESFTKAHDLIQQGLLACLDFEEGGEISQSLGAVYEWSLREIISARASKSPEKIQAVIEVLTPLYEAWLQLTPKEIFSNLSADESSLSNPNLQRQVTN encoded by the coding sequence ATGGGAGTTAGAGCTGCAAAGGCTTATGCGAGTAATCAGGTTCAGACGGGTGTTGCTGCCTCAGACTCCGGTAGTCTCATCATTATGGTTTATGAGCGTATTTTTGATCATCTCAAGATTGGTAAATACGCAATGGAGCGCGGTGAATATGCTGTGGAATCATTCACTAAGGCGCACGACCTCATTCAGCAAGGATTACTTGCGTGCTTAGACTTTGAAGAGGGCGGTGAAATTTCACAAAGCTTGGGCGCTGTTTACGAATGGTCATTGCGTGAAATTATTAGCGCGAGAGCGAGTAAATCACCAGAGAAAATTCAGGCAGTGATTGAAGTTCTTACTCCTTTGTATGAAGCCTGGCTTCAATTGACTCCAAAAGAGATTTTTAGTAATTTATCTGCTGATGAGAGTAGTCTTAGTAATCCAAATTTGCAAAGACAAGTTACCAATTGA
- the fliD gene encoding flagellar filament capping protein FliD: MAVSSTSSSSSTGTASIDVAGIVSQLMTAENKPLDAIKSKITEQQVVISDLGAVKAKVSTFKDALKVFEDPNSYNNSVAATSDSSVVTATAANGSVAGSYKISVEQLAQPSKYGVSDFSSSTAAISVDDGNGFEITVGGTKYSTKGAVTVDGVLSARTVPVLASSPTVSDLKSWINALGVDVKANVVQTTASDQWALTIEGTLPGADNAVTYTGLNTGTLNPDATVVAQNAKFTVNGIAFERSSNAINDAVSGLTINLVSTTSAGSTKTISVSAGANNSEKVIQDLVSAYNDLVTQYRSLTANSANSTTPGTFGNNPTMLAFIGDIKSRFATGFSYGDVDPVTGKKSSMSLASLGMDLQLDGTIKFNSITHAQASSNGLQATLAKGVKVGYVSDTNSLMTFVTSETSFSGALSQQIQAQSNSVADLQKRQDQLQERLATIQNNYISQYSALNALLFQLSSTSNSLTSALDALTNNNSKN, from the coding sequence ATGGCCGTTTCATCTACTAGCTCCTCATCCTCTACCGGCACCGCTTCTATTGACGTGGCTGGCATTGTTTCTCAGTTGATGACAGCTGAAAATAAGCCATTAGATGCCATTAAATCAAAAATTACTGAACAGCAGGTGGTGATCAGTGATTTGGGCGCCGTTAAAGCAAAAGTGTCCACATTCAAAGATGCCTTGAAGGTTTTTGAGGATCCCAATTCCTACAATAATTCGGTTGCTGCAACAAGCGACTCGAGTGTGGTTACTGCGACAGCAGCAAACGGTTCTGTTGCTGGAAGTTACAAAATCAGTGTTGAGCAATTAGCGCAACCCTCAAAGTATGGTGTATCGGATTTTTCATCATCTACAGCTGCCATTAGCGTTGATGATGGAAATGGGTTTGAAATCACCGTAGGTGGTACAAAATATAGTACAAAGGGAGCGGTAACAGTTGATGGAGTGCTCAGCGCCAGAACAGTTCCCGTGCTTGCTTCAAGTCCAACGGTATCTGACTTGAAGTCTTGGATAAATGCTCTTGGCGTGGATGTTAAGGCCAATGTTGTCCAGACAACCGCTAGTGATCAGTGGGCTTTAACTATTGAAGGAACCTTGCCTGGTGCAGACAATGCTGTGACCTATACAGGGTTAAATACCGGCACATTAAATCCGGATGCAACAGTAGTAGCTCAAAATGCGAAATTTACCGTTAATGGGATTGCCTTTGAGAGATCTAGCAATGCTATCAATGACGCAGTTTCTGGATTAACCATTAATTTAGTCAGCACAACCAGTGCTGGTAGTACAAAAACGATCTCCGTTTCTGCTGGTGCGAACAACTCGGAAAAAGTGATTCAAGATTTAGTATCGGCCTATAACGATTTGGTGACTCAATACCGATCCTTGACAGCCAATAGCGCTAATTCAACAACGCCCGGCACATTTGGCAATAACCCAACAATGTTGGCGTTTATAGGTGATATTAAGTCTCGCTTCGCTACTGGATTTTCTTACGGCGACGTAGATCCGGTAACAGGCAAAAAGTCGAGCATGAGCTTGGCATCCCTGGGTATGGATTTGCAATTGGACGGCACAATCAAATTTAACTCCATTACTCATGCGCAGGCTAGTTCGAATGGTTTACAGGCAACTTTAGCCAAAGGCGTAAAGGTTGGCTATGTCAGTGACACTAATTCGCTGATGACATTTGTGACCTCAGAAACTAGTTTTAGTGGCGCGCTTAGTCAGCAAATCCAGGCGCAATCGAATTCAGTTGCAGATCTGCAAAAACGTCAAGATCAATTGCAAGAACGTTTAGCCACGATTCAAAACAATTATATTTCGCAGTACTCAGCATTAAATGCTTTACTCTTTCAGCTCAGCTCTACCAGCAATTCATTGACCAGTGCCCTAGATGCGCTGACTAATAACAATTCAAAAAATTAA
- a CDS encoding flagellar protein FlaG yields the protein MSTVNAGSAVASSTVMPESHFVPQIKHGSSDAEVVAKVAATVIKPSSIESTSQPSRDVVAKAAADLQNFVQSMGRNLSFSVDETTGYHVVRVVNPNTGELVRQLPSEELLKISRDFQRLNNVLVSQRA from the coding sequence ATGAGCACAGTTAACGCAGGAAGTGCCGTAGCTAGTTCTACGGTTATGCCAGAAAGCCACTTTGTTCCGCAGATTAAGCATGGTTCATCTGATGCCGAGGTTGTGGCAAAAGTTGCCGCAACAGTTATTAAGCCGTCTAGTATTGAAAGTACAAGTCAGCCATCACGTGATGTGGTGGCCAAGGCAGCCGCTGATTTGCAAAATTTTGTTCAATCAATGGGTCGAAATTTAAGTTTTTCTGTGGATGAAACAACTGGCTACCATGTTGTTCGGGTTGTAAACCCCAATACTGGTGAATTAGTGCGCCAATTGCCTTCTGAAGAGTTGTTAAAGATTTCCCGAGATTTTCAGCGTTTAAATAACGTACTCGTTAGTCAAAGAGCGTAG
- a CDS encoding class I SAM-dependent methyltransferase: MKILNIDRHHFYGITSLVFQMLNIEPIAMELGVYNGKNARLIYDKLSPNFMYLIDGWSASLLRKSYYPFEPVPKWVDMLQADLYKRYYGGDPESQQTFDSLYQQTLANFEGLNNVKVIRADSLAAHEELKGHLGAKCIDYMYIDGNHQYEYVFNDLMIYSDFCSENAIIQMNDCCFSDAGHRQNLGVLEACAKFTKATKWRPLAINQRNWSDLLMAKVDSPIYKAMDLFLAEIDAPFIEVPDCMLGASRILNNKNGVVSMSFI; the protein is encoded by the coding sequence ATGAAAATTCTAAATATTGATCGTCATCATTTTTATGGCATCACTAGCCTCGTATTTCAGATGCTCAATATTGAGCCTATAGCCATGGAGCTTGGCGTTTATAATGGTAAGAACGCACGGTTGATATACGACAAACTTTCCCCCAACTTTATGTATTTAATTGATGGATGGTCGGCATCACTCCTGCGCAAATCTTATTACCCTTTTGAACCAGTACCAAAATGGGTTGACATGCTTCAGGCTGATTTATACAAGCGCTATTATGGTGGCGATCCAGAAAGTCAGCAGACATTTGACTCCCTGTACCAACAAACTCTTGCCAACTTTGAAGGCTTGAATAATGTAAAAGTAATCAGGGCGGATTCGCTTGCTGCTCACGAGGAATTAAAAGGCCACCTAGGGGCCAAATGCATCGACTATATGTACATTGATGGGAATCATCAATATGAGTATGTTTTTAACGATCTGATGATTTATTCCGATTTTTGCTCTGAAAATGCAATTATTCAAATGAATGATTGCTGCTTCTCAGATGCTGGTCACAGACAGAATCTCGGTGTTTTAGAGGCTTGCGCAAAATTTACTAAGGCCACTAAATGGAGGCCTCTAGCAATTAATCAAAGAAATTGGTCTGACTTGCTGATGGCTAAAGTAGATAGTCCTATTTATAAGGCAATGGATCTATTCCTTGCCGAAATTGATGCTCCATTTATTGAAGTTCCCGATTGTATGCTTGGAGCCTCAAGGATTCTTAATAATAAAAATGGTGTTGTTAGCATGAGTTTTATATAA
- the rffA gene encoding dTDP-4-amino-4,6-dideoxygalactose transaminase, protein MLIPFTKTTVIGSEIGYVSEVITSLSGLAENGKFSKLCTSLLKQMVGSDHVLLTGSCTQALEIVALLLKLSPGDEVIMPSYTFVSAVNAFVIHGATPVFIDVNPSTMNIDERQLESAITSRTKAIMVMHYGGVGCNMDAITSIAKRFNLPLVEDAAQALSASYNNKPLGSFGDFSVFSFHNTKNYSCGEGGALVINNQNHVTRAEIIKDKGTNRSQFLAGMAEKYEWVDIGASYVLSELNAAYLYAHLESIKAINADRSRAWSKYKSDLTGLEKLGLIEMQKIPENCLHNSHLFFIKLRDSLERSRLITYLKERGVTASFHYSPLHTTAPGKLYGRYFGSDVYSTKESNRLLRLPIFYGINQEEVKYVVDLMYNFFSVERN, encoded by the coding sequence ATGTTGATACCTTTTACAAAAACAACAGTTATTGGTTCAGAGATAGGCTATGTATCTGAGGTAATTACATCGCTAAGCGGTTTAGCTGAAAACGGAAAGTTTTCAAAATTATGCACATCGCTACTAAAGCAGATGGTTGGATCAGACCACGTACTATTAACGGGCAGCTGTACCCAGGCGCTAGAAATCGTAGCGCTTCTTCTAAAGTTAAGTCCAGGGGATGAGGTGATTATGCCCTCATACACTTTTGTTAGTGCTGTAAATGCTTTTGTGATCCACGGCGCAACTCCGGTATTCATTGACGTAAACCCTTCGACCATGAATATTGATGAGCGTCAACTAGAATCAGCAATTACAAGTCGCACTAAAGCCATTATGGTGATGCACTATGGTGGGGTTGGTTGTAATATGGATGCAATAACTTCAATTGCAAAACGTTTCAATTTACCGCTCGTTGAAGATGCCGCTCAGGCACTTTCAGCAAGTTATAACAATAAGCCGCTCGGGTCTTTTGGTGATTTTTCTGTATTTAGCTTCCATAATACAAAGAATTATTCCTGTGGCGAGGGCGGCGCTCTTGTAATCAATAATCAAAATCATGTCACAAGAGCAGAAATTATCAAGGATAAAGGAACTAATCGGTCACAGTTTTTGGCCGGTATGGCTGAAAAATATGAATGGGTTGATATAGGTGCATCATATGTACTTAGTGAGCTAAATGCTGCATATTTATATGCTCATTTGGAGTCCATCAAAGCAATCAATGCCGATAGAAGCCGAGCTTGGTCTAAATATAAGTCTGACTTAACTGGCCTTGAAAAATTGGGCTTAATTGAAATGCAAAAAATACCTGAAAATTGCCTGCATAACTCACATTTGTTTTTTATTAAGTTAAGGGACTCGCTTGAAAGATCGAGGTTAATTACATATCTTAAGGAAAGGGGGGTTACTGCCTCATTTCATTATTCGCCACTGCACACTACGGCACCTGGAAAGCTTTATGGAAGATATTTTGGATCTGATGTCTACTCAACCAAAGAAAGTAACCGTTTGCTAAGATTGCCAATCTTCTATGGAATAAATCAGGAAGAAGTTAAATATGTTGTTGATTTAATGTACAACTTTTTTTCTGTTGAGCGCAATTAA